A window of Methanolobus sediminis contains these coding sequences:
- the pglZ gene encoding BREX-4 system phosphatase PglZ produces the protein MLIQAVKNYLSSPVTTPYFLVVGDEKYKDIKGKLLELGFDFVKLSDHCSDDRLPDIDGLLERLKTADVNGSNKRLVVIGLGEYLALSGSIVTTNILLQLKDLNIGSTKVILLLRGVATQIKDLQRDPRFDSRRLCIHEKVDCDLSFTLADPSVDLPTSLGIKTLLLELESGLSGNVVVSTTLNFDNALFNVHKITDAYEGIKFSMPGFSLLRSCGSDEQWAELLMELMRNEGSLDAVLEKNGFDSMLESNFYVKVAGLEYRNWLYFIALKSKSDTLSNSYLRFVLDTTDRFEDFKMNVLNAIINVSHNDKQFCTFYAERKTLVEKFPEPDVADFVVNNRKDPSESIFKLTDGTKTEREEVIAWVSQHGIIPQISYIYPALAAYLREYVFNCGDLSNLLTEYFEAYKRQKVLNMLEDDFIDKVESFAKSRNYNRLPTRNEIIEGLSKDDTYLYWLDALGVEYMAFILELVRQRGLSISINIARAELPTITSINHDFYDAWRGRKRKNDKLDDTKHSDDGGYNFENNILPIHLAKELSIIEEVIYEAATELGMRKCKRFLIASDHGASRLAVLRRKEERYETDTKGEHSGRCCKSFEPYDLPFAAEENGYLVLADYGRFKGSRAANVEVHGGASLEEVVVPIIELTLKDKDITVEMVEEFVTVDFRTGAEVTLFFNSPLKNVSVILNGKRYSASPLDSNHHNVVLPDIKRAGDYRADVYAGDDLIGEIHIKAQGKSGKVNDAFDDLF, from the coding sequence ATGTTGATTCAAGCAGTAAAAAACTATCTGTCCTCTCCCGTTACGACTCCATATTTTCTTGTTGTGGGCGATGAGAAGTATAAGGATATTAAGGGGAAACTGCTTGAATTAGGATTTGATTTCGTTAAATTGAGTGACCATTGCAGCGATGATAGATTGCCAGATATTGACGGTTTGCTTGAACGCCTCAAAACCGCCGATGTGAACGGGAGTAACAAACGATTGGTTGTTATCGGACTTGGAGAATATCTTGCTCTTAGTGGAAGCATTGTAACCACGAATATTTTGCTGCAATTGAAAGACCTTAACATTGGAAGCACCAAAGTGATTTTGCTTTTGCGTGGAGTTGCCACTCAAATAAAGGACTTGCAAAGAGACCCTCGCTTTGACAGTCGACGCTTATGTATACATGAAAAAGTAGATTGCGATTTATCTTTTACACTAGCTGATCCATCTGTTGACCTACCGACTTCACTGGGAATTAAGACTCTGCTCTTAGAACTCGAAAGTGGTTTATCAGGCAATGTTGTCGTCAGCACAACGCTTAATTTTGATAATGCTCTATTTAATGTTCATAAAATAACCGATGCCTACGAGGGCATTAAATTTTCCATGCCTGGTTTCAGCTTGCTGCGCTCCTGTGGTAGTGATGAGCAGTGGGCTGAACTACTAATGGAATTAATGCGAAACGAGGGTTCACTTGATGCTGTGTTAGAGAAAAACGGCTTTGACAGCATGCTTGAATCAAACTTCTATGTCAAAGTTGCCGGGCTTGAATATAGGAATTGGCTTTACTTCATTGCCTTGAAAAGTAAATCTGATACTCTGTCAAATAGCTATTTGCGCTTCGTACTGGATACTACGGATCGTTTTGAAGACTTTAAGATGAATGTGCTGAATGCAATAATCAATGTTTCTCACAATGATAAACAATTTTGCACGTTTTATGCTGAGAGAAAAACACTTGTGGAAAAATTCCCAGAGCCCGATGTCGCTGATTTTGTCGTAAATAATCGCAAGGACCCATCTGAGAGTATCTTCAAGCTGACGGATGGAACTAAAACTGAGCGCGAAGAGGTTATAGCTTGGGTTTCGCAACATGGTATTATACCGCAGATTTCCTATATATACCCCGCATTGGCAGCTTATTTGAGAGAATATGTCTTTAATTGTGGTGACCTGTCTAACCTACTGACTGAGTATTTTGAGGCCTATAAACGACAGAAAGTTTTAAACATGCTTGAAGACGATTTCATAGATAAAGTGGAAAGTTTCGCCAAAAGCCGTAATTATAATCGATTACCCACGCGCAATGAAATTATCGAAGGTTTGAGTAAAGACGATACCTACCTTTATTGGCTCGATGCGCTTGGTGTTGAGTATATGGCATTCATATTAGAATTGGTTCGCCAGCGTGGGCTATCTATTTCAATTAATATTGCTCGTGCAGAGTTACCAACTATAACTTCTATTAATCACGATTTTTATGATGCTTGGCGCGGTAGAAAAAGAAAAAACGATAAACTCGATGACACTAAGCATAGCGATGACGGTGGGTATAATTTTGAGAACAATATTTTACCAATCCATCTTGCAAAAGAACTTAGCATCATAGAAGAGGTTATTTATGAAGCAGCTACCGAACTTGGTATGCGTAAGTGTAAGCGTTTTCTGATTGCAAGTGACCACGGGGCCTCTCGCCTTGCTGTATTGCGACGCAAGGAGGAACGATACGAAACCGACACCAAAGGCGAGCATTCCGGACGTTGCTGTAAATCGTTTGAGCCATATGACTTGCCTTTTGCTGCTGAAGAGAACGGATACCTCGTACTTGCAGATTACGGGCGTTTCAAAGGAAGTCGGGCTGCCAATGTTGAGGTCCACGGAGGTGCTTCACTTGAGGAAGTCGTCGTTCCAATTATCGAACTAACATTAAAGGACAAGGATATAACCGTTGAAATGGTAGAAGAATTTGTTACTGTTGATTTCCGCACAGGAGCAGAGGTAACACTGTTCTTTAACTCTCCATTGAAGAACGTGTCGGTCATCTTGAATGGCAAACGCTATTCCGCTTCCCCGCTTGATAGTAATCACCACAATGTTGTACTTCCTGATATAAAGCGCGCGGGTGATTATCGTGCCGATGTTTATGCTGGTGATGATTTAATTGGGGAAATACATATCAAGGCACAAGGCAAGAGTGGTAAGGTCAACGACGCATTTGATGATTTATTTTAA
- a CDS encoding phosphoadenosine phosphosulfate reductase domain-containing protein, with translation MYSYTYDEETGGLLLNSSPTGFSKEPRPVYASELDLYGFDKYWRYAKQNDFPYMWAEANRYWYRGKLVAKLKGGNLHSPPEIIIPVNENGEPISPEQNGNALRQIDVTAMVEANLDMLEILEQTTVKKILAIYEKYKDKLDLFHVAYSGGKDSAVLLDLVKKALPKGSYVVVFGDTGMEFPDTYDLVEKTRQACEKEEILFHVARSHLKPEKSWELFGPPSRVIRWCCNVHKSTPQTLKLREITGKNDYTGLAFVGVRAHESAVRAEYEYENYGKKQRGQYSHNSILEWTSAEVWLYIYANRILINEAYKKGHSRAGCLFCPMSIKKADFVKRMVYPREIEMYLELIRKTNGRNFGKDTYITEGGWVSRRSGRDLIGNVMNYSEMLKDDVLNITVTAPKTDWHEWIKTLDGFGHIPYTVRKLSNGYTVQLPTTYIKENPTIGKLFKQVFRKSAYCVKCGACETNCSFGHLKFDVGLKITDCEHCLKCHDIEDGCLAYRSLRIPKDEKSMSINCFDSTLPKNDWFFRFFEQRNSFWDAPGLGPNQVKTFKRFLRDAGLTEKNNFSELAELIERLGWETDTAWGIILTNFAADNPQIRWYVLNLEIGRKYPRDTVISMLLESNSSKNVVKFVYSAFGKLVELPLGTSLRFGFVTDDGDLVRTKCTLSDSRVVLYGLFKFAEKCKDYKEFTLATLLNDSIDRDGISPTRVFGLDREDITPILIGLSAKYPEFITASFTHDLEKITLAEDKTSSDVLNLFKEEHVND, from the coding sequence TTGTACTCGTATACATATGATGAAGAAACTGGAGGATTATTGCTCAATTCCTCTCCGACGGGATTCTCAAAAGAACCTCGTCCGGTTTATGCTTCCGAACTTGATCTTTATGGGTTCGATAAATATTGGCGATACGCCAAGCAGAATGACTTTCCCTATATGTGGGCTGAAGCAAATAGGTATTGGTACCGCGGGAAACTTGTCGCTAAACTTAAAGGCGGTAATTTGCATAGCCCTCCAGAGATAATTATCCCCGTAAATGAAAATGGTGAACCTATAAGTCCTGAACAAAATGGGAATGCTTTGCGCCAAATTGACGTTACTGCGATGGTTGAAGCAAACCTAGATATGCTTGAAATCCTAGAACAAACTACAGTAAAAAAAATACTGGCAATCTATGAAAAATACAAAGACAAGCTTGACCTTTTCCATGTTGCATATTCCGGTGGTAAAGATAGTGCTGTATTACTTGATCTTGTAAAAAAGGCTCTGCCGAAAGGTAGCTATGTGGTTGTGTTTGGTGATACGGGGATGGAGTTTCCAGATACCTATGATTTAGTAGAGAAAACCCGACAAGCTTGTGAAAAAGAGGAGATACTGTTTCATGTTGCAAGATCACACCTAAAGCCTGAAAAGTCTTGGGAGTTATTCGGTCCCCCATCACGTGTTATACGTTGGTGCTGTAACGTGCACAAAAGTACACCGCAAACGCTGAAGTTGCGTGAGATTACAGGAAAAAATGATTATACAGGCTTGGCATTTGTAGGTGTTCGTGCACATGAAAGCGCAGTCCGAGCAGAATATGAATATGAGAATTATGGCAAAAAACAAAGGGGTCAATACAGTCATAATTCTATCCTTGAATGGACGTCTGCGGAGGTGTGGTTATACATATATGCAAATCGTATTCTAATCAACGAGGCGTATAAAAAGGGTCATTCAAGAGCAGGATGCTTATTCTGTCCTATGTCTATAAAAAAGGCGGATTTTGTCAAGCGCATGGTTTACCCTCGTGAAATCGAAATGTATCTGGAATTGATAAGAAAGACCAATGGAAGGAATTTTGGGAAAGATACTTACATCACAGAGGGCGGCTGGGTATCACGTAGAAGTGGACGTGATTTGATTGGCAATGTGATGAATTATTCCGAAATGCTAAAAGACGATGTCCTGAATATTACAGTCACTGCACCAAAAACCGATTGGCACGAATGGATTAAGACACTTGATGGTTTTGGACATATTCCTTACACAGTTAGAAAACTGTCCAATGGTTATACTGTTCAATTACCTACAACATATATTAAAGAAAATCCTACTATCGGTAAGTTATTTAAACAAGTTTTTCGCAAATCAGCATATTGTGTCAAATGTGGAGCGTGTGAAACAAACTGTAGCTTTGGACATCTGAAGTTTGATGTTGGATTGAAGATTACAGATTGTGAACACTGCTTGAAGTGTCATGATATAGAGGACGGTTGCCTTGCTTATAGATCACTAAGAATACCAAAGGATGAGAAAAGTATGTCTATAAATTGTTTTGATTCTACACTCCCCAAAAATGATTGGTTTTTCCGTTTTTTTGAACAAAGAAATAGTTTTTGGGACGCCCCCGGTTTAGGTCCTAATCAAGTGAAGACATTTAAACGTTTTCTCAGAGACGCAGGATTGACCGAAAAGAATAACTTTTCTGAATTAGCTGAACTTATTGAAAGGTTAGGTTGGGAAACAGATACGGCATGGGGGATAATTCTCACTAATTTTGCAGCTGATAATCCGCAAATTCGTTGGTATGTTTTGAATCTTGAGATCGGGCGTAAGTATCCCCGAGATACTGTTATTTCAATGCTCTTGGAAAGCAACAGTAGTAAAAATGTTGTGAAATTTGTTTATAGTGCATTTGGAAAACTTGTTGAATTGCCGCTTGGTACTTCGCTACGCTTTGGTTTTGTTACCGATGATGGCGACCTTGTCCGCACAAAATGCACTTTGTCAGACTCACGTGTGGTGCTGTATGGCTTATTCAAATTCGCTGAAAAGTGCAAGGATTATAAGGAGTTCACACTCGCCACCCTTTTGAACGACAGTATAGACCGTGATGGGATAAGCCCTACTCGTGTTTTCGGCCTTGATCGCGAGGATATTACGCCGATATTAATTGGGCTGTCGGCGAAATATCCGGAATTCATTACAGCTTCATTCACGCATGACCTTGAAAAGATAACGCTTGCGGAAGATAAAACTTCGTCAGACGTACTCAACTTGTTTAAGGAGGAACACGTAAATGACTAA
- a CDS encoding PAS domain-containing sensor histidine kinase, whose product MEDKIGGQDCHDLVKELNGKIANLTARLEFTESKLKDTEEFYSERLNNLNDVLFSVDPEGVFTYINPAIENITGYTIEEVLGTHFTKHVHPDDINGLLEDIEKTVAGEHKPYMFRIVKKDGNISYVHTTSRPIIKDGEFKGINGLMVDIARLKQVEVRLKEERDRAQNYLDIVGVIILAIDTEGNIKLINKKGCEIFEKEESQLISSNWFDIALPEKIREKAKRDYKKFILGEIEFKPYFEVTIQTKDGERIFAWHNRCMNDEDGNMMGVLSSGDDITERKKAEQALVFAKLISENANRTKKQFLSNISHELRTPLNLIIGYSDLLYEDYIGTTTKEQKKYLEVVKKSGNRLLLLLNSMIELSAIEEGKMELDLKEFSIPVIIKDIKNSTLPMAKKKNIDLQFFIDENIKTIKADKNKFKTVLYNLINNAIKFTNEYGNIKVDVTKEGQMLNVSVKDDGIGIKKENIDKLFQPFSQIDSSLSRKFEGAGLGLSIVKEFVEMHGGKVHVDTEINNGSNFSFTIPLSNENTETH is encoded by the coding sequence TTGGAAGATAAAATCGGTGGGCAAGATTGCCATGATTTAGTAAAAGAGCTCAATGGAAAAATTGCTAATCTTACTGCAAGATTGGAATTCACCGAATCTAAACTCAAAGACACGGAAGAATTCTATAGTGAAAGACTCAACAATCTCAATGATGTTCTTTTTTCAGTAGATCCGGAAGGGGTTTTTACTTACATTAACCCGGCCATCGAAAACATAACCGGCTATACAATAGAAGAAGTTCTGGGCACACATTTTACAAAACATGTGCATCCTGATGACATAAATGGTCTGCTTGAGGACATAGAAAAAACAGTTGCGGGAGAACATAAACCCTATATGTTCAGGATAGTGAAAAAGGATGGGAATATAAGTTACGTGCACACTACATCCAGACCGATAATAAAGGATGGTGAATTCAAAGGAATTAACGGCCTGATGGTCGATATTGCAAGACTCAAGCAGGTTGAGGTAAGACTCAAAGAAGAAAGAGACCGTGCACAGAATTATCTTGATATCGTAGGTGTAATTATACTTGCAATTGATACTGAAGGTAATATAAAACTTATAAATAAGAAAGGATGCGAAATATTCGAGAAGGAAGAATCCCAGCTTATTTCAAGTAACTGGTTTGATATAGCATTACCTGAAAAAATAAGGGAAAAAGCAAAAAGGGACTACAAAAAGTTCATTTTGGGAGAAATTGAATTCAAACCTTATTTTGAGGTAACTATACAAACAAAAGACGGAGAACGCATATTTGCCTGGCATAACAGATGCATGAATGATGAAGATGGCAATATGATGGGAGTACTATCATCTGGAGATGACATTACTGAAAGAAAAAAAGCAGAGCAAGCACTTGTTTTTGCAAAATTGATATCTGAAAATGCGAACCGTACTAAAAAACAGTTCCTTTCAAACATAAGTCATGAGCTGAGAACTCCCTTGAATCTTATAATTGGATACTCAGATCTTTTATACGAAGACTATATAGGCACGACAACAAAAGAACAAAAAAAGTATCTTGAAGTCGTCAAAAAGAGTGGAAACCGCTTACTTCTTCTGCTTAATTCAATGATAGAACTATCAGCAATCGAGGAAGGAAAAATGGAACTGGATCTTAAAGAGTTCTCAATTCCCGTCATAATTAAAGATATAAAGAACTCCACACTTCCAATGGCAAAGAAAAAGAATATTGATCTGCAGTTCTTTATTGATGAAAATATAAAAACAATAAAAGCAGACAAGAACAAGTTCAAAACTGTACTCTACAATCTGATAAATAATGCCATTAAATTCACTAACGAATACGGAAACATTAAAGTGGATGTTACAAAAGAAGGGCAAATGCTCAATGTTTCAGTAAAAGATGACGGCATTGGAATTAAAAAAGAGAATATCGATAAGTTGTTCCAGCCTTTCTCACAGATCGATTCCTCACTTAGCCGTAAATTTGAAGGAGCCGGGCTTGGCCTCAGCATTGTAAAGGAATTCGTAGAAATGCACGGCGGAAAAGTTCATGTTGATACAGAGATAAATAACGGAAGCAATTTCAGCTTTACAATCCCACTATCCAATGAGAACACTGAAACTCACTAG
- a CDS encoding YbjQ family protein, with protein MIVTTTDGIDGKELEIISVVFGSTVRAKHIGSDIAAGLKNIVGGELKGYSDMLTQARKEAYERMVENAEQLNADAVVNVRFTTSQTMAGAAELLAYGTAVRIKKVDI; from the coding sequence ATGATAGTAACAACAACAGATGGAATTGATGGAAAAGAACTTGAGATTATTTCCGTTGTTTTTGGGAGTACTGTTCGTGCCAAGCATATTGGCAGCGATATTGCGGCAGGCTTGAAGAATATTGTAGGCGGCGAGCTTAAAGGATATTCTGATATGCTAACCCAGGCCCGAAAGGAAGCATATGAACGTATGGTAGAGAATGCGGAGCAGTTAAATGCGGATGCTGTTGTGAATGTGAGGTTCACAACATCACAGACAATGGCAGGTGCAGCAGAGTTACTTGCATATGGAACTGCTGTAAGGATTAAAAAAGTCGATATATGA
- a CDS encoding sensor histidine kinase, with protein sequence MWNRKSKWNLILFAVVVLLLISSIFFLWMKTNIEVRSVVEEQYQNQQLLLTRHVAGSIEQTLNERVSLLEVIAKKDSGVPDDYFESDLRSVYDIAGLFYVVEYVAENGTIVSGYPEESVPIGFNLYENDQARAFEYVKNNNEVYITDPLKLMEGNYGAFIWVPVFEGDVFRGAFIAIIKESDLKNRYVVESNSSSYAYLIDERGRILYEGDHNYKRGALYVDIFGSNASGLQEIMADQINGSEGNGKYFLLENGTIYEERLVSYSPIEWYNQKWSLALTSPSSEVDRLIVSVYLKLFIVAMVSVLFIVFVSSFVVIILYNWSKSLEKEVDEKTQELKESNESLKSANRKLKELDRLKTEFLSIVSHELKTPLTAMRTSSEFLRESDECSIPVRRQMLDIIIRNIDRQSRMVDDLLDISKIESNRMKFHKESLDIEEVVHTSLEMLSAVIKEKGMNVLVEIPDDLAKVYTDKDKLVQVFVNLLNNAVKFSKKNGNIRITAQEDSDLVRISVSDDGIGMNSEELENIFDKFYQIDGTSTRKVGGSGLGLSIVKGIIEGQGGSITAASERGKGSTFVFTLTKS encoded by the coding sequence ATGTGGAACCGTAAAAGCAAATGGAACCTCATACTCTTTGCTGTAGTAGTTTTGCTTCTGATAAGTTCCATCTTTTTTCTCTGGATGAAGACCAATATAGAGGTCAGGTCTGTTGTTGAAGAACAATATCAGAATCAGCAGTTGTTGCTTACAAGACATGTTGCTGGTAGTATAGAACAAACCCTTAATGAGAGAGTCTCTCTTCTGGAAGTCATAGCAAAAAAAGATTCAGGAGTTCCGGATGACTATTTTGAATCGGATCTAAGAAGTGTTTACGATATTGCCGGTCTTTTTTATGTGGTAGAATATGTTGCTGAAAACGGGACAATAGTGTCAGGTTATCCGGAAGAATCTGTTCCTATTGGTTTTAACCTTTATGAGAACGATCAGGCCCGCGCGTTTGAATACGTGAAAAATAATAATGAAGTTTATATCACAGACCCTCTGAAACTCATGGAAGGAAATTATGGAGCTTTTATCTGGGTTCCTGTTTTTGAAGGCGATGTTTTCAGGGGAGCATTCATTGCTATTATCAAAGAGTCGGATCTGAAAAACAGGTATGTGGTTGAGTCCAATTCATCAAGTTATGCATATCTTATTGATGAGCGTGGCAGGATACTTTATGAAGGCGATCATAACTATAAGCGAGGCGCTCTTTATGTTGATATTTTTGGTTCCAATGCATCTGGTTTACAGGAAATTATGGCAGACCAGATCAATGGTTCCGAAGGTAATGGGAAATATTTCCTGCTTGAAAATGGAACTATCTATGAAGAAAGACTGGTGTCATACTCTCCGATCGAATGGTACAATCAGAAGTGGTCACTTGCACTGACCAGTCCTTCTTCAGAAGTTGACCGTCTGATTGTTTCAGTTTACCTGAAACTCTTCATTGTGGCAATGGTTTCAGTTCTCTTCATTGTTTTTGTAAGTTCGTTCGTAGTGATAATTCTTTATAACTGGAGCAAGAGTCTTGAAAAGGAAGTAGACGAGAAGACTCAGGAACTGAAAGAATCCAATGAATCCCTGAAGTCTGCAAATAGAAAGCTCAAGGAACTGGACCGCCTGAAAACAGAGTTCCTTTCCATTGTATCGCATGAACTAAAAACTCCTCTTACAGCGATGAGGACCTCCAGTGAGTTCCTGCGGGAAAGTGATGAATGTAGTATTCCTGTCAGAAGGCAGATGCTGGATATTATCATCAGGAATATAGACCGGCAATCCAGAATGGTGGATGACCTCCTGGACATCTCGAAAATCGAATCCAACCGCATGAAATTCCATAAAGAATCTCTGGACATAGAGGAAGTAGTTCATACTTCTCTTGAGATGCTTTCCGCTGTCATCAAAGAGAAAGGTATGAACGTACTGGTGGAAATCCCGGATGATCTTGCTAAGGTCTATACTGACAAGGATAAGCTGGTTCAGGTTTTTGTAAATCTGCTGAACAATGCCGTAAAGTTCAGCAAAAAGAATGGTAATATCAGGATAACAGCACAGGAAGATTCTGATTTAGTGAGGATAAGTGTAAGTGACGATGGTATCGGTATGAATTCCGAAGAGCTGGAGAATATATTTGATAAATTCTACCAGATAGACGGTACTTCTACCCGCAAGGTGGGGGGAAGCGGTCTTGGTCTTTCAATTGTGAAAGGGATCATAGAAGGTCAGGGTGGAAGTATAACTGCCGCAAGTGAGCGGGGTAAAGGCAGCACTTTTGTTTTCACATTAACCAAATCATAA
- a CDS encoding response regulator transcription factor: MQVENIGGKILSLMEENPGITVTEISEKLSVPEDQVENILKSMSDTRQKILIVDDEMDALISLKVALEAEGYNVAEAKDGHEALDKVHSEKPDAILLDLMIPGIDGFEVCRQLKSDDMYRHIPIIMLTARGEIDDKVEGIELGADDYVTKPFNLKELKARVKMVLRRQDI, from the coding sequence ATGCAAGTAGAAAACATTGGCGGAAAAATCCTTTCACTAATGGAGGAGAATCCAGGAATAACTGTAACGGAAATTTCTGAAAAGTTATCAGTACCAGAAGACCAAGTTGAAAATATACTGAAGAGTATGTCTGATACAAGGCAGAAAATTCTCATTGTTGATGATGAGATGGATGCCCTGATTTCACTGAAAGTTGCTCTGGAAGCTGAAGGCTACAATGTTGCTGAAGCAAAAGATGGTCATGAAGCTTTAGATAAAGTTCATTCTGAGAAACCGGATGCAATCCTGCTTGACCTTATGATACCCGGAATTGATGGTTTTGAGGTTTGCAGGCAGTTAAAATCTGATGATATGTATCGTCATATTCCGATCATCATGCTTACAGCGCGCGGAGAGATTGACGATAAGGTAGAAGGTATTGAACTTGGTGCTGATGACTACGTTACCAAGCCTTTTAACCTGAAAGAACTGAAAGCACGTGTAAAAATGGTCCTGCGAAGGCAGGATATCTGA
- a CDS encoding MarR family transcriptional regulator, which yields MDALEEIFGKTAQMTVLKNLIAHKDESTYLSGIADETGLSHSSVARVITPLIKSDIVIEKPLGKQIRTFRLNLENEKTKLILDFYDRLNRMK from the coding sequence ATGGACGCGCTGGAAGAGATATTTGGAAAAACTGCTCAGATGACGGTATTAAAGAACCTCATTGCACATAAGGATGAATCAACCTATCTTTCCGGCATTGCAGACGAAACCGGATTATCACACTCCAGTGTTGCAAGGGTCATAACCCCACTTATCAAAAGTGATATTGTAATTGAAAAGCCGCTAGGTAAGCAAATAAGAACCTTCCGGCTTAATCTGGAGAATGAAAAAACAAAGCTGATCCTTGACTTCTATGACCGTCTGAACAGGATGAAATAG
- a CDS encoding sensor domain-containing protein, with protein sequence MVEVGGAIREFLMVAFKKQTYLNILYLLFSFPLGTAYFIFLVTGLSFGFGLLIVWVGIPVLLLIFLAWWEIASFERQMAIWLLGTEIPSMYTQSFYGDSILNKFIQRVKSPVTWKALIFLLLKFPLGIFSLVLMVVLLGLTLTMLFTPVLYLLGVSDVNSALEAFIVSLSGMLVGFVSLHVLNMLAIISGNFARIMLGSSEKQL encoded by the coding sequence ATGGTAGAGGTAGGGGGTGCTATTCGCGAATTCTTAATGGTTGCTTTTAAGAAGCAGACCTATCTGAATATCCTGTATCTGCTGTTCTCTTTCCCTCTGGGTACTGCATATTTTATATTCCTTGTTACAGGTCTCTCATTTGGTTTCGGCCTGCTGATTGTGTGGGTCGGGATCCCGGTCCTTTTGCTGATCTTCCTGGCGTGGTGGGAGATTGCATCATTTGAGCGACAGATGGCTATCTGGTTACTGGGAACTGAAATTCCTTCCATGTATACACAATCGTTTTATGGTGACAGCATACTTAACAAATTTATACAGAGGGTGAAGAGTCCTGTTACATGGAAAGCTCTTATATTTTTGCTGTTGAAGTTCCCTCTGGGAATTTTCTCACTGGTTCTTATGGTAGTACTATTGGGCCTTACTCTGACAATGCTGTTCACTCCTGTACTCTATTTACTGGGAGTGAGTGACGTAAATTCAGCTCTGGAAGCATTTATTGTTTCACTGTCAGGCATGCTTGTGGGTTTTGTATCTTTACACGTGCTAAACATGCTGGCTATCATATCAGGTAACTTCGCAAGAATAATGCTGGGCAGTTCAGAAAAACAGTTATGA
- a CDS encoding PLDc N-terminal domain-containing protein: MFDMFGMAVSFFLLIFVFGFGIIGTLFWLWMLIDCATKEPSEGNDKLIWIIIIVFTHVLGAFVYFFIRRPKRIKEYGK, translated from the coding sequence ATGTTCGATATGTTTGGAATGGCAGTTTCATTCTTTCTGCTTATATTTGTCTTCGGGTTCGGGATCATCGGGACTTTGTTCTGGTTGTGGATGCTCATCGATTGTGCCACAAAAGAACCTTCTGAAGGAAATGATAAGCTGATCTGGATAATAATTATAGTTTTCACACATGTGCTCGGTGCTTTTGTGTACTTTTTTATCAGGAGGCCAAAACGCATTAAGGAGTATGGAAAATAA